The Geoglobus acetivorans genome window below encodes:
- a CDS encoding TIGR00153 family protein, which translates to MRFVRSVADVFGYSPFEDLHRHAELCDRAVEKLMEQFRFSKNGECDKVRELEKEIDSMEYQADLIKQEIRANVTKSLLMPVDRQDLLNFLKMQDQIIDNCEHVTHMISYKILSANEEIWELLFELLSRVRETVKEYEKLVGHFKGLIESSFSKKEINEALDHVPAIEELEHRCDKIQIRLHRKIFNSESENVLDLILLNEIVVKLGEIANSTARAANTFRTMILGR; encoded by the coding sequence ATGAGGTTTGTGAGAAGTGTCGCAGATGTATTTGGATATTCTCCATTCGAGGACCTTCACAGGCACGCTGAACTCTGTGACAGGGCGGTTGAAAAGCTCATGGAGCAGTTCAGGTTCAGTAAAAATGGTGAATGCGATAAGGTGAGAGAACTTGAAAAAGAGATAGACAGCATGGAGTATCAGGCTGACCTGATTAAGCAGGAGATCAGGGCGAATGTTACGAAATCACTGTTAATGCCTGTTGACCGGCAGGATCTGCTGAACTTTCTGAAAATGCAGGATCAGATTATTGATAACTGCGAACACGTAACCCACATGATTTCATACAAGATACTCTCTGCCAATGAAGAAATCTGGGAATTGCTGTTCGAACTGCTCTCCAGAGTGAGGGAGACTGTAAAGGAGTATGAAAAACTTGTAGGTCACTTCAAAGGCCTCATTGAGTCGTCGTTCTCAAAGAAAGAGATAAACGAAGCTCTTGACCATGTCCCGGCAATAGAGGAGCTTGAACACAGATGCGACAAAATACAGATCAGACTGCACAGAAAAATCTTCAATTCTGAATCGGAGAATGTTCTCGACCTCATACTTCTGAACGAGATTGTTGTCAAGTTAGGAGAGATTGCAAACAGCACCGCGAGGGCTGCGAACACATTCAGAACAATGATTCTGGGGAGGTAG
- a CDS encoding cofactor-independent phosphoglycerate mutase: MKHLILIPDGLADWEVESLGHKTPLDYADPENMNYLAREGVCGVAKTIPDGFEPGSDIANMTILGVDPRRYYTGRGPIEAVAMGVEGRTFFRCNLVYVENGVMVDYSGNRIGDEEARRAFETLNKECEYDFVSFHHGVSFRGILALHKDFDEIPKTYPPHDIMGERYEKYLPSNGHLARLLNELMEWSVEVLAEIGSRANMIWPWSGGKRPEFPEFVEKYGLRGAMISEVDLLKGVGKAMGMEVIDVPGVTAYVDTNYRGLARATLKALKSHDVVVLHTEGIDEVGHEGEAEKKVEAIMMYDEKIVGYLLDRLDLDETKIMLIPDHPTPVKLRTHVAEEVPFVIRDGKRDDVSRFTEKECKRGKLGRVDGLRLMEILIGI; encoded by the coding sequence ATGAAGCACCTCATCCTCATTCCCGACGGGCTTGCTGATTGGGAGGTGGAGAGCCTCGGGCACAAAACGCCCTTGGACTATGCTGATCCCGAGAACATGAACTATCTTGCGAGAGAGGGTGTCTGCGGTGTGGCAAAGACCATCCCGGATGGTTTCGAGCCGGGGAGCGACATAGCCAACATGACGATCCTCGGAGTTGATCCGAGGAGGTACTACACCGGCAGGGGGCCGATAGAGGCAGTGGCGATGGGCGTCGAGGGCAGGACATTCTTCAGGTGCAATCTTGTGTATGTGGAGAACGGCGTGATGGTGGACTACAGCGGGAACAGGATTGGAGACGAGGAGGCGAGGAGGGCATTTGAAACTCTAAACAAAGAGTGCGAGTACGATTTCGTCAGCTTCCACCATGGCGTGAGCTTCAGGGGAATACTTGCGCTCCACAAGGATTTCGATGAGATTCCAAAAACCTACCCTCCCCATGACATCATGGGTGAGAGATACGAGAAGTACCTTCCCTCAAACGGCCATTTAGCCAGGCTGCTCAACGAGCTGATGGAGTGGAGCGTGGAAGTTCTTGCAGAAATTGGGAGCAGGGCGAACATGATATGGCCGTGGAGCGGTGGAAAGAGGCCGGAGTTTCCAGAGTTTGTGGAGAAGTACGGCCTGAGGGGGGCGATGATAAGCGAGGTAGACTTGTTGAAAGGCGTTGGAAAGGCGATGGGCATGGAGGTCATAGATGTGCCGGGGGTGACTGCATACGTGGACACCAATTACAGAGGACTCGCGAGGGCGACGCTGAAGGCGCTAAAGAGCCACGACGTTGTCGTGCTTCACACTGAAGGGATAGACGAGGTCGGGCATGAGGGTGAGGCAGAGAAGAAGGTCGAGGCAATAATGATGTACGACGAGAAGATTGTTGGCTACTTGCTGGACAGGCTCGATCTGGACGAGACGAAGATAATGCTCATCCCCGATCACCCAACGCCGGTGAAGTTGAGAACTCATGTGGCCGAGGAGGTGCCGTTCGTGATCAGGGATGGTAAAAGAGACGACGTCAGCAGGTTCACGGAGAAGGAGTGCAAGAGGGGGAAGCTGGGGAGGGTCGATGGGCTGAGGCTGATGGAGATTTTGATAGGAATTTGA
- a CDS encoding type II toxin-antitoxin system HicB family antitoxin, whose product MKLSVIVWREEEWYIITEVFTGVTTQGKTIEEAVENIKEAVELYLEEMPEIREELERRDVVGVLNVEIAEIVG is encoded by the coding sequence ATGAAACTCAGTGTAATTGTCTGGAGAGAAGAGGAGTGGTACATCATCACAGAAGTCTTCACAGGCGTTACGACGCAGGGCAAGACGATAGAGGAGGCAGTTGAAAACATAAAGGAGGCTGTGGAGCTATATCTGGAGGAAATGCCGGAAATCAGGGAGGAGCTTGAAAGACGGGATGTCGTAGGTGTGCTGAATGTCGAAATTGCCGAGATTGTCGGGTGA
- a CDS encoding transposase — protein MKRIVARYTSLKAIPVLKIVTTSMFFSTRISHVIREIRQRKELREFMGIKEEEVSKESYVYAFLSKFSLNGFINMILRILNSITKKRARNTRMIIDCTDVSVDVNWFRRRVKQKDLQGKDYKWGYSAKGKFIGMKLTLVLEYPSMKPLLFLLHPANKHEARIFREVMEELRKRRITRKGDVIIMDKGFYAYRNYLIGLNEYRVVPLIFPRSNFDVERLDGLLSYPLSIFSSRNLKKEMKLFKSLKAKLMNLLGKWESFKSVRSVIEDVFKLAKSFSLRKLHRYTMRSVYKFAALNVLLIGIVVALGFREKKELQRLAEM, from the coding sequence GTGAAGAGAATAGTGGCAAGATACACCAGCCTTAAAGCAATTCCTGTGTTGAAGATCGTGACAACTTCAATGTTCTTCTCAACCAGAATCTCTCATGTCATCAGAGAAATAAGGCAGAGAAAAGAACTAAGGGAGTTTATGGGAATAAAAGAGGAAGAGGTGTCAAAGGAAAGCTATGTCTACGCTTTCCTCTCCAAGTTCAGCCTAAATGGATTCATAAACATGATTCTCAGGATTCTCAACTCAATAACGAAGAAAAGGGCAAGAAACACCAGAATGATCATCGATTGCACTGACGTGAGCGTAGACGTAAACTGGTTCAGAAGGCGTGTTAAACAGAAGGATCTGCAAGGAAAAGACTACAAATGGGGATACTCAGCCAAAGGGAAGTTTATTGGCATGAAACTGACTCTGGTTCTGGAATATCCTTCCATGAAGCCTTTACTGTTCTTATTGCATCCAGCAAATAAGCATGAAGCACGGATATTTAGAGAGGTCATGGAAGAGCTTAGAAAGAGGAGAATAACCAGAAAAGGAGACGTTATCATTATGGATAAAGGCTTTTACGCCTACAGGAACTACCTGATTGGCTTAAATGAGTACAGAGTCGTTCCTCTGATATTCCCTCGCTCTAACTTTGACGTTGAAAGGCTTGACGGTTTGCTGAGCTACCCTTTGAGTATTTTCAGCTCCAGGAATTTGAAGAAGGAGATGAAGCTGTTTAAAAGTTTAAAGGCTAAGCTGATGAATTTGTTGGGGAAATGGGAGAGTTTTAAGTCTGTGAGATCTGTGATTGAGGATGTTTTTAAACTCGCTAAATCATTCAGTTTGAGGAAATTGCATAGATATACGATGAGATCTGTGTATAAGTTTGCAGCTCTGAATGTCCTTTTGATTGGGATTGTTGTAGCTTTGGGTTTTAGAGAAAAGAAGGAGTTACAAAGGTTGGCTGAAATGTGA
- a CDS encoding type II toxin-antitoxin system HicA family toxin — protein sequence MGRGLKKFGFRVSRQRGSHVSLVKYAGGRKITTVVPLHDELRPGTLLGILKLAEIEKEEFIRSLK from the coding sequence TTGGGAAGGGGCCTAAAAAAATTCGGGTTCAGAGTCAGCAGGCAGAGAGGTAGCCATGTATCCTTAGTTAAGTACGCCGGTGGAAGGAAGATTACCACTGTTGTCCCACTGCATGATGAGCTCAGGCCCGGAACGCTCCTGGGAATCCTGAAGCTGGCAGAAATCGAGAAAGAGGAGTTCATCAGAAGTTTAAAGTAG
- a CDS encoding ATP-binding cassette domain-containing protein, with amino-acid sequence MTVLVTTGVYKSFGNHEVLKGIDFRVAPGEFAAIFAPSGSGKTTLLNILATVLKPDKGDVRINGKSVLKISENELNALRRDYIGYAHQSCKMVNSLTLADNLALPLLIKGAPKSESVRAANEIAGKLGLTSRLGKYPFQLSFGERKRAVIAMALCKKPRLAIIDEPTANLDDSNGRVVLELLDEFRKGNDAAVVVATHDERVREYADRVYFLHEGGLHADAE; translated from the coding sequence ATGACGGTGCTTGTGACCACAGGAGTCTACAAAAGCTTTGGAAATCATGAAGTCCTGAAAGGCATTGACTTCAGGGTTGCTCCCGGAGAATTTGCAGCAATTTTTGCTCCATCGGGATCGGGTAAAACAACGCTCCTCAACATCCTTGCAACAGTTCTCAAACCGGATAAGGGAGATGTGAGGATAAACGGTAAAAGTGTCCTGAAAATATCAGAAAATGAACTGAATGCTTTGAGGAGGGATTACATAGGGTATGCCCACCAGTCCTGCAAGATGGTAAACTCATTAACTCTGGCGGATAATCTCGCACTGCCCTTATTAATCAAAGGTGCCCCTAAAAGTGAGAGTGTCAGAGCTGCGAATGAAATTGCCGGAAAGCTCGGTTTGACAAGCAGACTTGGAAAGTACCCCTTTCAGCTCAGTTTTGGTGAGCGGAAGAGGGCAGTTATAGCAATGGCCCTGTGCAAAAAGCCCAGGCTTGCAATTATTGACGAACCGACAGCGAATTTAGATGATTCAAATGGCAGGGTAGTTCTGGAATTGCTTGACGAATTCAGAAAGGGTAATGACGCTGCGGTGGTGGTGGCAACACACGATGAGCGTGTAAGGGAGTATGCTGATAGGGTGTATTTCCTGCATGAGGGTGGGCTGCACGCAGATGCTGAATGA
- a CDS encoding prenyltransferase/squalene oxidase repeat-containing protein — MNKKSVLLVSILLFLTVMGIKVNLNSEKESGSKFSNHDFFESNWTENTIRLIRASRTVDGGYAGFNTKPELHSTYYFVMISDFIGLEPLYRQRTVKYLEGELEKFNTSKNTLEDLYYISKSLYYLDKARSYEHRSKIMGLLNSYQAESGGFANAVGGVPTGFANLAASELMGLYQIPSEKFYEYMYSKYLNNSYMRDLFHLEEVIVSLHNIGVDVKRLPNIDQRKDYLNEVKKEILSLKELKKSGNLAYVLAYLNVASILNESPGIPDEVIRYIISQQNRDGGFGFDFSPVSNEFGTYVALKIIAESGYEIPNREKIAELVTLHELPTGGYTPIVRGLAAAKYTYYAVSILKDLNESYDKSVETFFEHRFWEAVEDLKSGRYNFDFYPSIAGLTLLGKAVERDVVIDACMPYVEMFASGELDNLQVFYECMTALKLVNTTLKGDTMDKIIERIYGFERDGYFCIEKDCNIVEAQKETMEFIEVLNYLNAEPKNKESLVEWLKSQQNSDGGFGLDNKSNILSTYFVVKSLKILGETPENPDGVLEFLERCKRKVGGFSFTAEDEKPTIITTYYGVKTARLIEGGVT, encoded by the coding sequence GTGAATAAAAAATCTGTGTTGCTTGTTTCCATCCTACTTTTTTTAACAGTTATGGGGATTAAGGTGAATTTGAATTCAGAAAAGGAATCTGGCAGCAAGTTTTCAAATCATGATTTCTTTGAAAGCAACTGGACAGAAAACACTATCAGGCTGATAAGAGCATCAAGAACTGTAGATGGTGGTTACGCAGGATTCAATACTAAACCGGAACTGCATTCTACATACTATTTTGTAATGATTTCAGATTTCATTGGTTTGGAGCCACTGTACAGACAGAGAACTGTAAAATATCTGGAGGGAGAACTCGAAAAATTCAACACATCAAAAAATACACTTGAAGACCTCTACTATATCTCCAAATCTCTGTATTATCTCGACAAAGCAAGGTCTTATGAGCACAGGAGTAAAATAATGGGTCTACTGAATTCATATCAGGCGGAAAGTGGAGGTTTTGCAAATGCTGTTGGGGGTGTTCCAACCGGATTTGCCAATCTTGCAGCCTCTGAGTTAATGGGCCTGTATCAAATCCCATCTGAAAAATTTTACGAATACATGTATAGTAAATACTTGAATAATAGTTATATGAGAGACTTATTCCACCTTGAAGAAGTTATCGTCTCTCTCCACAACATTGGAGTGGATGTGAAAAGATTGCCAAATATTGACCAGAGAAAAGACTATCTAAATGAGGTTAAAAAAGAAATTCTTTCCCTAAAAGAGCTGAAAAAATCAGGAAATCTGGCGTATGTACTTGCGTATTTAAATGTTGCAAGTATATTAAATGAGTCTCCAGGAATACCAGACGAAGTGATTAGATATATAATCTCCCAACAAAACAGGGATGGGGGTTTCGGTTTTGATTTTAGTCCTGTTTCTAACGAATTTGGAACGTATGTGGCTCTTAAAATTATTGCGGAATCGGGCTATGAAATCCCAAACAGGGAAAAAATAGCCGAGCTCGTGACACTTCATGAATTGCCTACAGGAGGATACACGCCGATCGTAAGAGGTCTGGCTGCAGCAAAATACACGTATTATGCGGTAAGCATCCTTAAGGATTTAAATGAATCCTACGACAAATCTGTGGAGACTTTTTTTGAGCATAGATTCTGGGAAGCTGTCGAAGACCTGAAATCTGGAAGATACAATTTTGATTTCTACCCAAGCATTGCTGGATTAACTCTTCTGGGGAAGGCTGTGGAGAGAGACGTTGTTATCGATGCATGTATGCCGTATGTCGAGATGTTTGCAAGTGGAGAACTTGACAATCTTCAGGTGTTTTATGAGTGCATGACAGCTCTCAAATTAGTAAATACAACTCTGAAAGGTGATACAATGGACAAGATAATAGAGAGAATTTATGGGTTCGAAAGGGATGGATACTTTTGCATAGAAAAAGATTGCAACATTGTGGAAGCTCAAAAAGAGACGATGGAGTTCATAGAGGTGCTGAACTACCTGAACGCCGAGCCGAAAAACAAAGAGAGCTTGGTGGAGTGGCTGAAATCACAGCAAAATAGCGATGGCGGATTCGGATTGGACAACAAGTCGAACATTCTAAGCACGTATTTTGTTGTGAAGAGTCTCAAAATATTGGGTGAAACGCCAGAAAATCCCGATGGAGTTCTTGAATTTCTGGAAAGATGTAAGCGAAAGGTTGGTGGATTCAGTTTTACGGCAGAAGACGAAAAACCAACGATTATCACCACATACTATGGGGTGAAGACGGCAAGGCTAATTGAAGGTGGTGTAACTTGA
- a CDS encoding DUF4179 domain-containing protein gives MRGALAVLLVLVIGGGIISPVVAAEMTSAGDLDSLISKYNGTGKEYIKKVGPGKYVVRIDENSKIRNVILKDISEYLKNKATKDLENLKKKGIQVPSPGERNSKTSGSIVSPNSIRGTCILDTSRDIVTCAGWDDQWEYWNGDYVEGQTYFVAKCDPIYTSCDLEGWSSGTWHGSGNADEIRLITEVTISGFFLTISWPPSFTYYSNTGTFEDTFNDVSSAMHSYANLHAEDWLGITGMRQRDDANVRIGNNAIHVISEVYF, from the coding sequence ATGAGAGGAGCATTGGCGGTGTTGCTGGTTTTGGTGATAGGGGGAGGAATAATAAGTCCGGTGGTGGCTGCAGAAATGACCAGCGCTGGGGATCTTGACTCTCTGATATCGAAATACAATGGAACAGGGAAAGAGTACATCAAAAAAGTCGGCCCGGGGAAATATGTTGTTAGAATTGACGAAAACAGTAAAATAAGAAATGTAATTTTAAAGGACATTTCGGAATATCTTAAAAACAAAGCTACTAAAGACTTAGAAAATCTCAAGAAAAAAGGGATTCAGGTGCCTTCACCAGGAGAAAGAAATTCCAAAACTTCTGGATCGATTGTGTCACCAAATTCCATAAGAGGTACGTGCATACTGGATACCTCCAGGGACATTGTAACGTGTGCCGGATGGGACGATCAGTGGGAATACTGGAATGGCGATTATGTTGAGGGACAGACTTATTTTGTGGCAAAGTGCGACCCCATATATACTAGCTGCGATCTGGAAGGCTGGTCCTCAGGAACATGGCATGGAAGCGGCAATGCGGATGAAATAAGGCTAATTACGGAAGTTACAATTAGCGGATTCTTCCTGACCATTTCATGGCCTCCATCGTTTACGTATTACAGCAACACCGGAACTTTTGAAGACACGTTTAACGATGTTTCAAGTGCGATGCACAGCTACGCAAATCTCCATGCAGAAGACTGGCTGGGCATCACTGGCATGCGCCAGCGAGACGATGCAAACGTCAGAATAGGGAATAATGCGATACATGTCATTTCAGAAGTTTATTTTTAA
- a CDS encoding ArsR family transcriptional regulator produces MFSISDAATIKPANVSDEELMERVKNDPADEVRVSFWELPLWIKMHHIATLAVSALAIWKLLPLFAGKIKVRLENRNRKRILEFLSRNPGVSLRDLENHLKMNRSTLRHHIEVLESEGLIITIKAGKERLAFPLEYFIFNGRDIDRKIILRSDARKKILDVLSRNGGMRIGELAKALEMSYKTLHYHVAVLQKAGLVEFDGQSVKAKF; encoded by the coding sequence TTGTTCTCTATTTCTGATGCTGCCACGATAAAACCGGCAAACGTCAGCGATGAGGAACTAATGGAGAGGGTTAAAAACGACCCTGCAGATGAGGTCAGGGTCTCCTTCTGGGAACTGCCTCTTTGGATAAAGATGCACCACATAGCCACTCTCGCCGTAAGCGCCCTTGCCATCTGGAAGCTCCTTCCGCTCTTCGCCGGAAAAATTAAGGTCAGGCTGGAGAACAGAAACAGAAAAAGAATTCTGGAGTTCCTGTCTCGGAATCCGGGAGTCAGCCTGAGAGACCTGGAAAACCATCTCAAAATGAACAGAAGCACGCTCAGGCACCACATTGAGGTTCTCGAAAGTGAGGGGCTCATAATAACCATAAAAGCGGGTAAGGAGAGGCTCGCATTCCCGCTCGAGTACTTCATTTTCAACGGCAGAGACATTGACAGGAAAATAATTCTCAGATCTGATGCGAGGAAAAAGATTCTTGACGTGCTGAGCAGAAATGGAGGAATGAGGATAGGTGAGCTGGCAAAAGCTCTCGAAATGAGCTACAAGACCCTGCACTACCATGTGGCAGTTCTGCAGAAAGCGGGCCTTGTCGAGTTTGATGGTCAGAGCGTGAAAGCGAAATTCTGA